In the genome of Populus nigra chromosome 9, ddPopNigr1.1, whole genome shotgun sequence, one region contains:
- the LOC133703141 gene encoding transcription factor GTE4: MSVLPGYVRFDDGSRVKINLNSRPKSEIKHLKRKLVNELHQVRSLRKKLDSIEKSQSSFNDNLNNRITGNSGGHRIGTLDRVNSEVSYVGHTNSRPLDGNEKKKTPVNSNKKLKQCGGGGGQGVAVEFSKYLVKECGELLGKLMKHQYGWVFNVPVDVKMLKLHDYFKIIKHPMDLGTVKSRLSKNWYKSPKEFAEDVRLTFNNAMKYNEKGQDVHTMADTLLKIFEENWANVKAKTNFDKRGEMGYDSSLQAPASKRAPGPHASSPACGSASACAPSPAPFQQTMPLETRTLGGTDSLTELVHPNMKAADQVRVSVSKKPKKDTDKSKMTYEEKQKLSISLQSLPSEKLESVVQIIRKRNPGLFQQEDEIEVDIDSFDNETLWELHSYVTNYRKSISKNDREAKVALQDREEAGHNMLGTKLTSATAEAPKELGSVQMTVPASSPIKEHKQGHCMSRSRCSSSFGSGSRSSSSGSDIDSSSGSGSDAGR; this comes from the exons ATGTCAGTACTACCCGGGTACGTGAGATTTGATGATGGTAGTAGAGTTAAAATCAACTTGAATTCAAGGccaaaatctgaaattaaacATCTAAAGAGGAAATTAGTGAATGAACTTCATCAAGTTAGAAGCTTGCGAAAGAAACTTGATTCCATAGAAAAGTCTCAATCTTCCTTTAATGATAATCTTAATAATAGAATAACAGGTAATAGTGGTGGTCATAGAATTGGAACTCTTGATAGGGTTAATTCTGAAGTTAGTTATGTGGGACACACCAATTCGCGGCCGTTGGATGGTaatgagaagaagaaaaccccGGTGAATTCGAACAAGAAGTTGAAACAGTGTGGCGGTGGTGGGGGACAAGGGGTGGCGGTGGAGTTCAGTAAGTATTTGGTTAAAGAGTGTGGGGAGTTGTTAGGGAAGTTGATGAAACATCAATATGGATGGGTGTTTAATGTGCCAGTGGATGTGAAAATGTTGAAGTTGCAtgattattttaagattattaagCATCCAATGGATTTAGGGACAGTGAAGAGTAGGCTGAGTAAGAATTGGTATAAGTCGCCAAAGGAGTTTGCTGAGGATGTTAGGTTGACTTTTAATAATGCTATGAAGTATAATGAGAAAGGGCAGGATGTGCATACAATGGCAGATACATTGTTGAAGATTTTCGAGGAGAATTGGGCTAATGTTAAGGCTAAAACTAATTTTGATAAGAGGGGGGAGATGGGGTACGATTCTAGCTTGCAAGCACCTGCGTCAAAGAGAGCTCCAGGTCCTCATGCTTCATCCCCTGCTTGTGGTTCTGCTTCTGCCTGTGCTCCCAGTCCTGCTCCTTTTCAACAGACGATGCCTTTAGAGACGAGAACTTTGGGTGGAACAGATTCTTTGACAGAGCTTGTGCATCCAAATATGAAAGCTGCTGATCAGGTTAGGGTGTCAGTGTCGAAGAAGCCTAAGAAGGACACTGACAAAAGCAAAATGACTTACGAGGAGAAGCAGAAACTGAGTATAAGCCTGCAGAGTTTGCCTTCAGAGAAACTAGAATCAGTTGTCCAGATTATTAGGAAGAGGAATCCTGGGCTTTTTCAACAAGAAGATGAGATTGAAGTGGATATTGATAGTTTTGATAATGAAACACTTTGGGAACTTCATAGTTATGTAACCAATTACCGGAAGAGTATAAGCAAGAATGACAGAGAAGCTAAAGTTGCTCTTCAAGATAGAGAAGAAGCTGGCCACAATATGCTCGGGACT AAATTGACATCTGCTACTGCAGAGGCACCAAAGGAACTTGGATCAG TACAAATGACTGTTCCCGCCTCTTCACCTATTAAAGAGCATAAGCAAGGCCATTGTATGAGCAGATCACGTTGTTCAAGCAGTTTTGGCAGTGGCTCCAGATCTTCTTCAAGTG GCTCTGATATTGATAGTTCATCAGGATCTGGGTCAGATGCAGGTCGGTGA
- the LOC133703085 gene encoding protein IQ-DOMAIN 10-like produces MGSGYWLKSIIGLRKAKRDRSKKVKVHSAIEKANESKESPPTNGESSSFAHGDLQSNHAVPGLSAEYIAAVRIQKAFRAYKARKAVHRLKGAVRFNVQIHGQDTQKQASSTLSHIHSWSNIQTQIRARRHHMVTEGRIKQKKLENQLKLEAKLQELEVEWCGGSDTMEEILSRIQQREEAAVKRERAMAYAFSHQWRANPTRYLGQAYYILGKENWGWSWKERWVAARPWEVRVHAEPNNLKKVHSRQGSKTEIKIPVLSTKPALSNGKVNAKATKLSSPAVDYQATQDASSTAGSSHLLIQS; encoded by the exons ATGGGTTCAGGATACTGGTTAAAGTCGATAATAGGCCTGAGAAAAGCGAAGAGAGATAGATCGAAGAAAGTAAAG GTACATTCAGCTATTGAAAAAGCAAATGAGTCAAAGGAGAGTCCACCCACAAATGGAGAATCGAGTAGTTTTGCCCATGGTGATTTGCAGAGCAATCATGCGGTTCCTGGATTGTCTGCTGAATATATAGCTGCCGTCAGGATTCAAAAGGCTTTTCGGGCATACAAG GCAAGAAAGGCAGTGCATCGTCTTAAGGGAGCTGTGAGATTTAATGTACAAATCCATGGTCAAGATACTCAAAAGCAAGCATCAAGCACGTTGAGCCATATACATTCATGGAGCAATATACAGACCCAGATAAGAGCTCGCCGACACCATATGGTTACAGAAGGCCGTATTAAGCAAAAGAAATTGGAAAACCAGTTGAAACTTGAGGCCAAACTTCAAGAGTTAGAG GTGGAGTGGTGCGGTGGCTCCGATACCATGGAGGAGATTCTTTCCAGGATCCAACAAAGAGAAGAAGCAGCAGTAAAGCGTGAACGAGCCATGGCATATGCCTTCTCTCATCAG TGGAGGGCCAATCCTACACGATATCTAGGCCAGGCCTATTACATTCTTGGCAAAGAAAACTGGGGTTGGAGCTGGAAGGAGCGCTGGGTTGCTGCGCGGCCATGGGAGGTTCGAGTTCATGCTGAGCCTAATAACCTCAAGAAAGTTCATTCCAGACAAGGGAGCAAAACGGAGATTAAAATACCAGTACTGTCAACCAAACCTGCTCTGTCAAACGGGAAGGTGAATGCTAAAGCTACAAAGTTGTCCAGCCCAGCCGTGGATTATCAAGCAACCCAGGATGCCAGTTCTACTGCCGGCTCATCTCATTTGTTGATTCAAAGTTGA